The genomic region GGGCGAGAGGTCGTCAGCACCGTCGAGGTCGCCGGCGGCCGAGGCGGCGAGCGAGAGCGTCACACCCTCGGGGTCAGCTTCTTCGGCGATGTCGACGAGTACCTCGAGCAACCCGCGAGTTACGTAGACCACGGAACATCTAGCACGGCTGGTGGCTAAAGGGATGCGGTCGATCCGCCACCACTGGGGCCGACTCAGGCCGTCCAGAACTCGTCGGCACGGTCGTATCCTCGCGCTTGCAGGTCGGCGAGGAACTCGGGGTCGCGGTCCAGTTTCGAGTAGGCGTCGAGGTTCTTCTGGAGTGTAACCTCGCGAATCTGTATCTCCTTGTACTCCGGGTTCCCGTCGAGCAACCGATTCACCGTCTCGATGGTGTGTTTCTCCTGTTCGAGCGAGAGGTTACCCGAGAGTTCGGTTCGGCGGTCGGTGATATCGAGCATCGACCGGGGTGGCACGTCCCTGGTGTCGGGGTCCATCGCCTTCGGGTCGACGCGGACGATCCAGATCTCGTCGGGCTTCGCCGACACGTCGACGCCCGACGTGAAGTGCCGAATCGGCGGGTTCTGCGAGAACAGGCCGTCCCAGTAGTAGCGCCCGTCGATTTCGACGGCCTCGAAGATGGTCGGGACGGCCGCGGAGGCGAGGGCGGCGTCGGCCGCCTGCTCCGCGGTTTCGACCAGCCGGAACGTCTCCGGTTTCGCGGCGACCCGCGCTTCATCCGTGGTGAAGACGGTGAAGTCGCCGCCTTCGACGTCGACCGCGCCAAGGAACAGGGCGGGCGCGTCGTCGGCCTCGAACGCGCCAGGCACGTCGCAGTG from Haloarchaeobius sp. HME9146 harbors:
- a CDS encoding patatin-like phospholipase family protein, yielding MTTTIAVACQGGGSHTAFTAGALKRILDDCPAEYDLVALSGTSGGGICALLAWAGLAADQPVTAVSNLTAFWRDIAAESYAEAVANDWSLASSRLMSEFGSVGISPYYNPTSDVGQRRLRETILDHCDVPGAFEADDAPALFLGAVDVEGGDFTVFTTDEARVAAKPETFRLVETAEQAADAALASAAVPTIFEAVEIDGRYYWDGLFSQNPPIRHFTSGVDVSAKPDEIWIVRVDPKAMDPDTRDVPPRSMLDITDRRTELSGNLSLEQEKHTIETVNRLLDGNPEYKEIQIREVTLQKNLDAYSKLDRDPEFLADLQARGYDRADEFWTA